A genomic window from Astatotilapia calliptera chromosome 12, fAstCal1.2, whole genome shotgun sequence includes:
- the gfpt1 gene encoding glutamine--fructose-6-phosphate aminotransferase [isomerizing] 1, with translation MCGIFAYLNYHVPRTRREILEILLKGLRRLEYRGYDSAGVGIDGGNSKDWEVNARSIQLIKQRGKVKALDEEIHKQQDIDLDVEFDVHSGIAHTRWATHGEPSPVNSHPHRSDKNNEFIVIHNGIITNYKDLKKFLESKGYEFESETDTESIAKLVKYMYDNRESDDISFATLVERVTQQLEGAFALVFKSVHYPGEVVGTRRGGPLLIGVRSDHKLSSDHIPVLYRSSTKDKKSCSTLPRTDQDTCLFPVDEKAVEYYFASDASAVIEHTNRVIFLEDDDVAAVMDGRLSIHRIKRTAGDYPARAIQTLQMELQQIMMGNYSSFMQKEIFEQPESVVNTMRGRVNFDNNTVTLGGLKDHIKEIQRCRRLILIACGTSYHAGVATRQVLEELTELPVMVELASDFLDRNTPVFRDDVCFFISQSGETADSLMALRYCKERGALTVGVTNTVGSSISRETDCGVHINAGPEIGVASTKAYTSQFVALIMFALLMCDDRISVQPRRREIIQGLRVLPDLIKEVLSLDDEIQKLATELYQQKSVLIMGRGYHYATCLEGALKIKEITYMHSEGILAGELKHGPLALVDKLMPVIMIIMRDHTYVKCQNALQQVVARQGRPIVICDKDDHETIKNSSRTIKVPHCLDCLQGILSVIPLQLLSFHLAVLRGYDVDCPRNLAKSVTVE, from the exons ATGTGTG GAATCTTTGCCTATCTCAACTACCACGTGCCAAGGACTCGCCGTGAAATCCTTGAGATCCTCCTTAAAGGTCTACGTCGTCTGGAGTACAGAGGCTATGATTCAGCTG GTGTTGGAATTGATGGGGGCAACAGCAAAGATTGGGAGGTCAACGCCAGATCTATCCAGCTGATCAAGCAGCGTGGAAAAGTGAAGGCCCTGGATGAGGAGATCCACA AACAGCAGGATATTGACCTGGATGTGGAGTTTGATGTCCACAGTGGCATTGCCCACACTCGCTGGGCCACTCACGGTGAGCCCAGCCCAGTCAACAGTCATCCACATAGATCTGACAAAAACAATG aattcatagtcATTCACAATGGCATTATCACCAACTACAAAGACCTGAAGAAATTCCTG GAGAGCAAAGGTTATGAGTTCGAGTCAGAGACTGACACAGAGAGCATCGCCAAGTTGGTGAAGTACATGTATGACAACCGGGAGAGCGACGACATCAGTTTCGCCACGCTGGTTGAACGTGTGACTCAGCAGCTG GAAGGAGCTTTTGCACTGGTCTTCAAGAGTGTCCACTATCCCGGTGAGGTGGTTGGTACAAG GAGGGGAGGTCCTCTGCTGATTGGAGTGCGCAGTGATCACAAGCTGTCCAGCGATCATATTCCTGTGCTCTACCGCTCAT CTACTAAAGACAAGAAGAGCTGCAGCACCCTACCCAGGACAGACCAGGACACCTGCCTGTTTCCAGTAGATGAAAAAGCGGTGGAGTACTATTTTGCATCTGATGCGAG CGCGGTGATCGAGCACACAAACCGGGTGATCTTCCTCGAGGACGACGACGTAGCCGCCGTGATGGATGGCCGGCTGTCGATTCACAGGATAAAGCGTACAGCTGGAGACTACCCAGCCCGTGCCATCCAGACCCTGCAGATGGAACTACAGCAGATCATGATGG GCAACTACAGCTCCTTCATGCAGAAGGAGATCTTTGAGCAGCCAGAGTCTGTTGTTAACACCATGAGAGGGAGAGTCAACTTTGACAACAACACAG TGACACTGGGTGGACTTAAGGATCACATCAAAGAGATTCAGAGGTGTCGCCGACTTatcctcattgcttgtggcaccAGCTATCATGCAGGAGTAGCA accCGCCAGGTGCTGGAGGAGCTGACCGAGCTGCCTGTCATGGTGGAGCTGGCCAGCGACTTCCTGGACAGGAACACGCCTGTTTTCCGAGACGATGTCTGCTTCTTTATCAGCCAGTCAG GGGAGACCGCTGACAGCCTCATGGCCCTGCGCTACTGTAAGGAGAGGGGGGCTCTGACTGTGGGCGTCACTAACACAGTGGGCAGCTCCATCTCGAGGGAGACTGACTGTGGCGTCCACATCAACGCCGGGCCAGAGATCGGAGTAGCGAGCACCAAG GCCTACACCAGTCAGTTTGTGGCCTTGATCATGTTTGCCCTCCTGATGTGCGATGACAGGATTTCAGTGCAGCCCAGGCGCCGTGAGATAATCCAGGGCCTAAGAGTGCTTCCAG atctgattaaggaggtcctcagTTTGGATGATGAAATCCAGAAGCTGGCAACGGAGCTGTACCAGCAGAAGAGTGTGCTCATCATGGGCAGAGGCTACCATTACGCTACCTGCTTGGAGGGAGCACTG AAAATCAAGGAAATCACGTACATGCATTCAGAGGGTATCCTGGCAGGAGAGCTGAAACACGGCCCGCTGGCCCTGGTGGATAAACTCATGCCGGTGATCATGATCATAATGAGAGACCACACTTATGTCAAGTGTCAGAATGCCCTGCAGCAAGTTGTTGCTCGCCAG GGTCGTCCTATTGTGATCTGCGACAAGGACGATCACGAAACCATCAAAAACTCCAGCCGCACCATCAAAGTGCCTCACTGTTTGGACTGCCTGCAGGGCATCCTGAGCGTCAtccctctgcagctgctgtCCTTCCACCTGGCTGTCCTCAGAGGCTACGAT GTGGACTGTCCAAGAAACCTGGCCAAGTCCGTGACAGTAGAGTGA